Proteins found in one Arachis stenosperma cultivar V10309 chromosome 8, arast.V10309.gnm1.PFL2, whole genome shotgun sequence genomic segment:
- the LOC130945772 gene encoding uncharacterized mitochondrial protein AtMg00810-like, with protein sequence MENCKPCHTPLPSSIKFSAFGSSVFHNLKLYRSVVGSLQYLTVTHPELSYCVSRQSQFVHTPLDDHWKLVKRVLRYVSGTSGFGLHLHRTSIHSISAYSDSDWEGDPDDRKSTGGFCAFLERNLVSWSSKKQGAVARSSIEAEYRAMTDLVAELIWIKNLMVELRIPLQTSPSIYCDNLSAVLLFKSLAIGGCVDKITAKCCLSRIKNKIDSRRPGAIQTPSVKLKEEDSKRKVNSEQCERAMDKDSGSNSRSHDSKLTNEPNESDKSRAPEGKLISRGHD encoded by the exons ATGGAGAACTGTAAACCCTGCCATACACCTCTCCCATCCTCAATTAAATTTTCTGCCTTTGGTAGTTCAGTCTTTCACAACCTGAAGCTTTATAGGTCAGTTGTGGGGAGTCTGCAGTACCTCACAGTCACTCATCCAGAGCTGTCTTATTGTGTAAGCAGACAGTCACAATTTGTGCACACACCTCTGGATGACCATTGGAAGCTGGTAAAGAGAGTGTTGAGATATGTCAGTGGCACATCAGGCTTCGGGTTGCACCTACATAGAACAAGCATTCACAGCATTTCAGCATATAGTGACTCGGACTGGGAAGGTGATCCAGATGATAGAAAATCAACTGGAGGGTTCTGTGCCTTTCTTGAAAGAAATTTGGTGTCATGGAGCTCAAAGAAGCAAGGTGCTGTTGCAAGATCCAGCATTGAAGCTGAATATAGAGCTATGACAGACCTGGTTGCTGAGCTGATATGGATAAAGAACCTCATGGTTGAACTAAGAATTCCACTCCAAACATCTCCCTCAATATACTGTGACAATCTTAGTGCAGTATT GTTGTTCAAGTCACTTGCAATTGGCGGATGCGTTGACAAAATCACTGCCAAGTGCTGCCTTTCTAGAATCAAGAACAAAATTGATAGTAGAAGACCTGGAGCAATACAAACCCCCTCTGTCAAACTTAAAGAAGAAGATTCAAAGAGAAAAGTGAACTCAGAGCAGTGTGAGAGAGCAATGGACAAAGATAGCGGCAGCAACAGCAGGAGTCATGACAGCAAGTTAACTAATGAGCCAAATGAATCTGATAAGTCAAGAGCACCAGAAGGGAAGCTGATTAGCAGGGGTCATGATTAG